From the Bacteroidia bacterium genome, one window contains:
- a CDS encoding 4-phosphoerythronate dehydrogenase, with the protein MRIAADINIPCIEIALDGVGELRRFDSRNPDELRAALRGADALLCRSTIRVNEELLRDSNVRFVATATSGVEHLDIAALEARGITVASAAGSNARSVADWLTASLFFLRSDSLLMFEGASIGIVGVGHVGKAVYHAAKALGLSVVLNDPPREQRGEKPIPGENIVFSSFDRALDCDILTLHVPLERGGPFPTYQMMDMAQFNRLGDGGIFINAARGDVMRSDAALLYADGGDIIVLDVYPNEPDINPAFLKQGHIVTAHIAGHSYDAKLLGTQMVYDALFAWMGRVPRWRHEAHLPDLQPVSFSGRDAFSPFDEVYDVTRQIYDIFDDYSPMFGMYFEAPEHRVAYFERIRAEYRVRREFHRATVKAGSLSRDACDILGELGFRIEP; encoded by the coding sequence GGCGCGGATGCTCTGCTCTGCCGCTCCACGATCCGTGTCAATGAGGAACTGCTCCGCGACAGTAATGTGCGCTTCGTCGCTACCGCGACGTCCGGAGTGGAGCATCTCGACATCGCGGCGCTGGAAGCCAGAGGAATTACCGTCGCGTCCGCCGCGGGAAGCAACGCGCGTTCCGTGGCTGATTGGCTTACCGCATCGCTCTTTTTCCTTCGAAGTGATTCGTTGCTCATGTTCGAAGGAGCAAGCATCGGCATCGTGGGCGTGGGCCACGTCGGGAAGGCGGTGTACCATGCGGCCAAAGCCCTCGGACTCTCCGTCGTCCTCAATGACCCGCCGAGGGAACAGCGAGGCGAAAAACCCATACCGGGCGAAAATATCGTGTTTTCCTCGTTCGACCGCGCGCTCGACTGCGACATCCTGACCCTGCACGTGCCTCTCGAACGCGGCGGTCCCTTCCCCACGTATCAGATGATGGATATGGCGCAATTCAACCGATTGGGCGACGGCGGCATCTTTATCAATGCCGCACGCGGTGACGTCATGCGTTCCGACGCAGCCCTGCTCTACGCCGACGGGGGAGACATTATCGTGCTGGACGTCTATCCGAATGAACCCGACATCAATCCGGCCTTTCTCAAACAGGGACACATCGTGACCGCGCATATCGCCGGCCACTCCTACGACGCCAAACTCCTCGGCACCCAAATGGTGTACGACGCTCTGTTTGCCTGGATGGGACGCGTCCCGCGCTGGAGGCATGAGGCCCATCTTCCCGACCTGCAACCGGTATCGTTCAGCGGCCGCGATGCCTTCAGTCCTTTCGACGAAGTGTATGACGTCACGCGGCAGATTTACGACATCTTCGATGATTACTCACCGATGTTCGGTATGTACTTCGAGGCACCCGAACACCGCGTTGCGTATTTCGAACGCATCCGCGCCGAGTATCGCGTCCGCAGGGAGTTCCACCGCGCCACGGTGAAAGCCGGCAGTCTGTCGCGCGATGCCTGCGATATACTCGGAGAACTCGGCTTCCGTATCGAGCCGTAG
- a CDS encoding DUF1858 domain-containing protein, giving the protein MSLEITHDTIIEDLVSAYPKSVVYLMDHGIRCLRCGEPIWGTLASAMEEKNIPVERQHELVQGLRDYLLQASSQDTGKDA; this is encoded by the coding sequence ATGTCTCTCGAAATAACACACGACACGATAATCGAAGATCTGGTAAGCGCATATCCCAAATCCGTGGTCTACCTCATGGATCACGGCATTCGCTGTCTGCGTTGTGGTGAACCGATCTGGGGTACGCTTGCCTCGGCCATGGAGGAGAAAAACATTCCGGTCGAACGCCAACACGAACTCGTGCAGGGACTTCGGGACTACCTCCTCCAGGCCAGCTCTCAAGACACAGGAAAAGACGCATGA